In Astyanax mexicanus isolate ESR-SI-001 chromosome 5, AstMex3_surface, whole genome shotgun sequence, a single window of DNA contains:
- the ppp1r16b gene encoding protein phosphatase 1 regulatory inhibitor subunit 16B: MTNHLELLTELQQLDKAPSLERLRAAQKRRAQQLKRWAVYEKELQNKKWKTDKKRGNIKQRNSLHRRVSFAANVALLEASARNDLDEVKYLLKNSVNPDLCNEDGLTAMHQCCIDNYEDMVQLLLNRGASVNAQDNELWTPLHAAATCGHTGLVKILIQHGADLLAVNSDGNMPYDLCEDDPTLDIIETAMANRGITQEMINETRAAVESRMLGDIRNILHNGEDVNQHDSQGATLLHITAANGYMQAAELLLEGGAKMDLRDSDGWQPLHAAACWGQRTIAELLVSHGASLNAKTSLEETPIDLCEDEEFRNHLLDLKHKHEIILKSQLKHKTSLCRRTSSTGSRGKVVRRASLSDRHNLCRKEYETEAIVWRGGREEEEEREKESDQENNNPVKSRKSHGAPQSLKEDGKQQNDLVCTTATTTPPPTSDKDCSTPGTCIPTFPISSEDIWIKERPQTLSELKKQRAAAAKLHRLPILNGQVSNGSTAAPVTKDGLEDPSKPFASSNGNTVFFTPASGEPPLLKFKQPIEEEDIKSHGCCCIS, encoded by the exons ATGACCAATCACCTGGAGCTGCTGACTGAACTGCAGCAGCTGGACAAGGCGCCCAGCCTGGAGCGTCTGCGTGCGGCTCAGAAACGCCGTGCCCAGCAGCTGAAACGATGGGCTGTGTACGAAAAAGAGCTGCAGAACAAGAAATGGAAAACTGACAAAAAGCGTGGGAATATAAAACAGAGGAATTCGCTTCACAGACGAGTGTCATTCGCTGCAAATGTGGCATTATTGGAGGCCTCAGCGAGAAATGACTTGGACGAAG TGAAGTATCTTCTAAAGAACAGTGTTAATCCTGATCTCTGTAATGAGGATGGTCTCACTGCTATGCACCAG TGTTGTATAGATAACTATGAGGACATGGTTCAGCTGTTGTTGAATCGAGGTGCAAGCGTTAATGCTCAGGATAATGAACTATGGACACCGCTTCATGCTGCAGCTACCTGTGGACATACCGGCCTGGTCAAGATTCTTATTCAGCA TGGTGCTGACCTGTTAGCAGTCAATTCTGATGGTAATATGCCGTATGATCTTTGTGAAGATGATCCCACACTCGACATTATTGAGACCGCCATGGCCAACCGAG GTATTACACAGGAGATGATCAATGAGACACGAGCGGCAGTGGAGAGCAGAATGCTGGGAGATATTCGGAATATTCTTCATAATGGAGAGGACGTCAATCAGCATGACTCACAGGGAGCTACTCTG CTCCACATCACTGCAGCTAATGGTTATATGCAAGCAGCAGAGCTGTTACTGGAGGGCGGAGCAAAGATGGATCTGAGAGATTCTGATGGATGGCAACCATTACATGCAGCAGCCTGCTGGGGACAG AGGACTATAGCCGAGCTGTTGGTGTCTCATGGTGCCAGTCTGAATGCCAAGACGTCCTTGGAGGAAACACCGATAG ATCTTTGTGAAGATGAAGAATTCAGGAATCATCTTCTGGACCTGAAGCACAAGCATGAAATTATTTTGAAGTCGCAGCTGAAGCACAAAACCTCGTTGTGCCGCCGAACGAGCAGCACAGGAAGTCGAGG GAAAGTGGTGAGGAGGGCTAGTTTATCAGACAGACACAACCTGTGTCGGAAAGAATATGAGACAGAGGCTATTGTGTGGcgaggaggaagagaggaagaggaagaacgGGAAAAGGAGTCAGATCAGGAAAATAACAACCCA GTGAAGTCTCGAAAGAGTCACGGAGCACCTCAAAGCTTAAAAGAAGATGGCAAGCAACAGAATGACTTAGTCTGCACCACAGCCACTACTACACCCCCACCCACCTCTGATAAGGACTGTTCCACTCCAGGGACTTGTATCCCCACCTTTCCCATTTCCTCTGAAGACATCTGGATCAAGGAGCGTCCTCAGACTCTCTCTGAACTCAAAAAGCAGCGAGCAGCTGCAGCCAAACTGCACAGACTTCCCATTCTCAACGGTCAGGTCAGCAACGGCTCCACGGCAGCACCAGTGACTAAAGACGGCTTGGAGGATCCCAGTAAGCCGTTTGCTTCCTCTAATGGGAACACAGTGTTTTTCACTCCTGCAAGCGGAGAGCCTCCTCTCCTTAAATTCAAGCAGCCAATTGAGGAGGAGGACATTAAAAGTCACGGATGCTGCTGCATCTCATAA